Proteins encoded in a region of the Streptomyces akebiae genome:
- a CDS encoding ABC transporter permease, with protein MSPVWYAAKAGVRRGRTELRQTFTTGQDVFGYVLWTVLLIVPLFLVRDDPLKGAGISTGTFMLPSMLGMTLAFTGMMTTAQLLAAEREDGTLLRAKAVPHGMVGHLVGKIIMVSGTALVSMALPFAVGVFLVDGVARQGGGPLLTLLWVVPLGLLATLPMGAVIGSLVDSPRTIGLLMLPVMGLVVISGIYFPLSKLPEWLQTVGQIFPVYWLGLGLRAALLPAEAVAAEIGGSWRHLETAGVLGAWTVAGLLLAPSVLRRMARRESGAAMADRHRKAMQRVG; from the coding sequence ATGAGTCCGGTGTGGTACGCGGCGAAGGCGGGAGTGCGGCGCGGCCGGACAGAACTCCGGCAGACCTTCACCACCGGCCAGGACGTTTTCGGGTACGTGCTCTGGACGGTCCTGCTCATCGTGCCGCTGTTCCTGGTCAGGGACGATCCGCTGAAGGGTGCCGGTATCTCGACCGGCACGTTCATGCTGCCGAGCATGCTGGGGATGACGCTCGCGTTCACCGGGATGATGACCACGGCACAACTGCTTGCCGCCGAGCGCGAGGACGGCACCCTGCTGCGGGCCAAGGCCGTGCCCCACGGCATGGTCGGTCACCTGGTCGGCAAGATCATCATGGTGTCGGGGACGGCTCTCGTCTCCATGGCACTCCCCTTCGCCGTCGGTGTGTTCCTGGTCGACGGGGTCGCCCGGCAGGGCGGGGGACCGCTGCTGACGCTGTTGTGGGTGGTGCCGCTCGGTCTCCTGGCAACCCTGCCGATGGGGGCCGTCATCGGCTCGCTCGTCGACAGTCCCCGCACCATCGGTCTGCTGATGCTTCCGGTGATGGGACTCGTCGTGATCTCGGGCATCTACTTCCCCCTGTCGAAGCTGCCCGAGTGGCTGCAGACCGTCGGCCAGATCTTCCCCGTGTACTGGCTCGGCCTCGGTCTCCGGGCCGCGTTGCTGCCGGCCGAGGCGGTGGCCGCCGAGATCGGTGGATCCTGGCGGCACCTGGAGACAGCAGGCGTGCTCGGAGCCTGGACGGTCGCCGGGCTGCTCCTCGCTCCGTCCGTCCTGCGCAGGATGGCGCGCCGGGAGTCCGGAGCCGCCATGGCGGATCGACACAGGAAGGCGATGCAGCGGGTCGGTTGA
- a CDS encoding LuxR C-terminal-related transcriptional regulator has protein sequence MSSALLVPPPYRELRETEADVVVLRCEDPSESLAGLLEAMGPMSAPVIVVSPRQDADTVVEVFRGGAGYLVEGDYCTCMLSSAVVAATVGHTYFSPVACAAIRDAARQLPDQGQPTERMRSLLSPRERQIMDLLSTGLGAQEIGLRLTLSEKTVRNNLSNIYAKLDVRGSTEAVLRWLGATPGVRV, from the coding sequence GTGAGCAGCGCGCTCCTCGTCCCGCCGCCCTACCGTGAACTCCGCGAGACCGAGGCGGATGTCGTGGTCCTGCGCTGCGAGGACCCGTCGGAGTCCCTCGCGGGGCTGCTGGAGGCCATGGGCCCCATGAGCGCCCCGGTGATCGTCGTCAGCCCCCGGCAGGACGCCGACACGGTGGTGGAGGTGTTCCGGGGCGGGGCCGGCTATCTGGTCGAGGGCGACTACTGCACCTGCATGCTGTCCTCCGCCGTCGTGGCCGCCACGGTCGGCCACACCTACTTCTCGCCCGTGGCCTGCGCCGCCATCCGCGACGCGGCACGACAACTCCCGGACCAGGGGCAGCCGACGGAGCGCATGCGCTCCCTGCTCTCGCCCCGCGAGCGCCAGATCATGGACCTTCTTTCCACCGGCCTCGGCGCCCAGGAGATCGGGCTGCGTCTGACGCTGAGCGAGAAGACCGTCCGCAACAACCTCAGCAACATCTACGCCAAGCTGGATGTCCGGGGGAGCACGGAGGCCGTACTGAGATGGCTGGGAGCGACCCCCGGTGTTCGCGTATGA
- a CDS encoding SDR family NAD(P)-dependent oxidoreductase, producing MGKLDGRVVLVTGAARGQGEQEVRLFRTEGAEVVVADVLDDQGEALAKEIGALYVHLDVSREDDWTAAVAAAKGAYGRVDGLVNNAGVLRFNSLVDTPLDEFMQVVRVNQVGVFLGIKSLAPEIEAAGGGTIVNTASYTGMTGMAYVGAYAATKHAIVGLTRVAALELARKGIRVNAVCPGSIDTAMTDPGDEVSAEAVDKLYRKRIPLGRIGRPEEVARLALFLSCADSSYITGQPFVIDGGWLAGVSL from the coding sequence ATGGGCAAGCTCGACGGACGTGTCGTCCTCGTCACAGGTGCCGCGCGCGGCCAGGGCGAGCAGGAGGTGCGGCTGTTCCGGACGGAGGGGGCCGAGGTCGTCGTCGCCGACGTCCTCGACGACCAGGGAGAGGCCCTCGCCAAGGAGATCGGCGCGCTCTACGTCCACCTGGACGTGAGCCGCGAGGACGACTGGACGGCCGCCGTGGCCGCCGCCAAGGGGGCGTACGGGCGCGTCGACGGGCTGGTCAACAACGCCGGGGTGCTGCGCTTCAACTCCCTCGTCGACACCCCTCTCGACGAGTTCATGCAGGTGGTGCGGGTCAACCAGGTCGGTGTCTTCCTCGGCATCAAGAGCCTGGCCCCCGAGATCGAGGCGGCCGGCGGCGGCACGATCGTCAACACCGCCTCGTACACGGGGATGACGGGCATGGCGTACGTCGGCGCGTACGCCGCGACCAAGCACGCCATCGTCGGCCTCACCCGCGTCGCCGCACTGGAGCTGGCCCGCAAGGGCATACGGGTCAACGCGGTCTGCCCCGGCTCCATCGACACCGCGATGACCGACCCGGGCGACGAGGTGTCCGCCGAGGCCGTCGACAAGCTCTACCGCAAGCGCATACCGCTCGGCCGGATCGGCCGCCCCGAGGAGGTCGCCCGCCTCGCTCTCTTCCTCTCCTGCGCCGACTCCTCCTACATCACCGGGCAGCCGTTCGTGATCGACGGGGGCTGGCTGGCCGGCGTGAGCCTCTGA
- a CDS encoding LLM class flavin-dependent oxidoreductase, with protein sequence MEFGLFVQGYVGKRAETDPLAEHKALMEETEYVIQADKSGFKYAWASEHHFLEEYSHLSANDVFLGYLAHATDRIHLGSGIFNPLAQVNHPVKVAEKVTMLDHLTEGRFEFGSGRGAGSHEILGFIPGVTDMNYTKEIWEETIAEFPKMWLQDEYVGFQGKHWSLPPRKILPKPYGKSHPAMWYAAGSPPSYSMAAHKGLGVLGFSVQKVSDMEWVLEKYKTAIVDAEPVGDFVNDNVMVTTTAICAPTHDEAVRIAVNGGLHYLPSLVFRYHDTFPRPDGFPVWPETLPEYNEEFIELLIEEELLICGDPDEVFRQCKRWEQAGADQLSFGLPVGVPKEATLQTIRLVGEHVIPKIDTDPVHRTSRFRAAG encoded by the coding sequence TTGGAATTCGGGCTCTTTGTACAGGGATACGTGGGCAAGCGGGCCGAGACGGACCCTCTCGCGGAGCACAAGGCGCTGATGGAGGAGACCGAGTACGTCATCCAGGCGGACAAGTCCGGCTTCAAGTACGCGTGGGCCTCCGAGCACCACTTCCTGGAGGAGTACTCGCACCTGTCGGCCAACGACGTCTTCCTCGGGTACCTGGCGCACGCGACGGACCGGATCCACCTCGGCTCCGGCATCTTCAACCCGCTCGCCCAGGTCAACCACCCCGTGAAGGTCGCCGAGAAGGTCACCATGCTCGACCATCTCACCGAGGGCCGCTTCGAGTTCGGCAGCGGGCGTGGGGCCGGATCGCACGAGATCCTCGGGTTCATCCCCGGGGTGACCGACATGAACTACACCAAGGAGATCTGGGAAGAGACCATCGCCGAGTTCCCCAAGATGTGGCTCCAGGACGAGTACGTCGGCTTCCAGGGCAAGCACTGGTCGCTGCCCCCGCGCAAGATCCTGCCCAAGCCGTACGGGAAGTCGCACCCCGCGATGTGGTACGCCGCCGGATCGCCGCCCTCGTACTCCATGGCCGCACACAAGGGGCTCGGGGTGCTCGGCTTCAGTGTGCAGAAGGTCTCCGACATGGAGTGGGTGCTGGAGAAGTACAAGACCGCCATCGTCGACGCCGAGCCCGTCGGGGACTTCGTCAACGACAACGTGATGGTGACGACGACCGCGATCTGCGCGCCCACGCACGACGAGGCGGTACGGATCGCCGTGAACGGCGGGCTGCACTATCTGCCGTCGCTCGTCTTCCGGTACCACGACACCTTCCCCCGGCCCGACGGCTTCCCCGTGTGGCCGGAGACGCTGCCCGAGTACAACGAGGAGTTCATCGAACTGCTCATCGAGGAAGAGTTGCTGATCTGCGGCGATCCGGACGAGGTGTTCCGGCAGTGCAAGCGGTGGGAGCAGGCCGGGGCGGACCAGTTGAGCTTCGGGTTGCCGGTGGGAGTGCCGAAGGAGGCGACTCTGCAGACCATCCGGTTGGTGGGGGAGCACGTCATTCCGAAGATCGATACGGATCCCGTGCATCGGACGTCGCGGTTCCGGGCGGCGGGATGA
- a CDS encoding N-acyl-D-amino-acid deacylase family protein, translating to MLDHVIRGVTVVDGTGAPAYTADVGLRDGRIAVIGTVTEDARTSEDAAGLVLAPGFVDPHTHYDAQLFWDPYATPSLNHGVTTVAGGNCGFTLAPLNPARPEDADYTRRMMSKVEGMSLVALEEGAPWTWHRFGEYLDALEGRIAVNAGFMVGHCALRRYVMGPDAIGGQPTSEQLDAMLRLFHEAMEAGAWGLSTTQSSTHSDGDGQPVASRHARPAELIALSRAVGEHEGTQIEAIVAGCLDQFSDDEIDLFVEMSAVAGRPLNWNVLTIDSAVPERVPRQLEASERARKAGGRVVALTMPILTPMNMSLGTFCALNLIPGWGPILGLPVPERIERLRDPEVRAEMLRRADSKEAGVFRRLANFGRYVIGDTYSEANEGLTGRVVRDIAAERGQEPFECLVEICAADDLRTVLWPMPTDNDPDSWTLRAETWRHEDVLLGGSDAGAHLDRMCGAPYTTRFIGDCLRGRKLVGLEQAVKMLTDDPARLFGLRERGQVREGWHADLVLFDPERVDAGKATLVHDLPGDSPRLDSKAIGVRAVWVNGVEAIRDDMVTGAVPGKVLRSGRDTRTVSTR from the coding sequence ATGCTCGACCATGTCATCAGAGGTGTGACCGTCGTCGATGGGACCGGCGCTCCCGCGTACACCGCTGACGTGGGGCTACGGGACGGCCGTATCGCCGTCATCGGCACCGTCACCGAAGACGCCCGTACGTCCGAGGACGCGGCCGGCCTCGTGCTCGCCCCCGGCTTCGTCGACCCCCACACCCACTACGACGCGCAGCTCTTCTGGGACCCCTACGCGACGCCGTCCCTCAACCACGGCGTGACCACCGTCGCGGGCGGGAACTGCGGGTTCACGCTCGCGCCCCTCAACCCCGCCCGCCCCGAGGACGCGGACTACACACGGCGGATGATGTCCAAGGTCGAGGGGATGTCCCTGGTCGCGCTGGAGGAGGGCGCGCCCTGGACCTGGCACCGCTTCGGGGAGTACCTGGACGCGCTCGAAGGGCGGATCGCGGTCAACGCCGGGTTCATGGTGGGCCATTGCGCACTGCGGCGGTACGTGATGGGGCCGGACGCCATCGGCGGACAGCCGACGTCCGAGCAACTGGACGCCATGCTGCGGCTGTTCCACGAGGCGATGGAGGCGGGGGCCTGGGGCCTCTCGACCACGCAGTCCTCGACGCACAGCGACGGGGACGGGCAGCCGGTCGCGTCACGGCACGCTCGGCCCGCCGAACTGATCGCACTGTCGCGGGCGGTCGGCGAGCACGAGGGGACCCAGATCGAGGCGATCGTCGCCGGGTGCCTGGACCAGTTCAGCGACGACGAGATCGACCTCTTCGTCGAGATGAGCGCGGTCGCCGGGCGTCCCCTCAACTGGAACGTGCTGACCATCGACTCGGCCGTCCCCGAACGCGTACCCAGGCAGCTGGAGGCGAGCGAGCGGGCACGGAAGGCGGGCGGCCGGGTCGTCGCCCTCACCATGCCGATCCTCACGCCGATGAACATGTCGCTGGGCACGTTCTGCGCGCTGAACCTGATCCCCGGCTGGGGGCCGATCCTCGGCCTGCCGGTGCCCGAGCGGATCGAGCGCCTGCGCGACCCCGAGGTGCGGGCGGAGATGCTGCGCAGGGCGGACTCGAAGGAGGCGGGCGTCTTCCGACGGCTCGCCAACTTCGGGCGCTACGTCATCGGCGACACCTACAGCGAGGCGAACGAGGGCCTCACCGGGCGGGTCGTGCGGGACATCGCGGCCGAGCGCGGGCAGGAACCGTTCGAGTGCCTGGTGGAGATCTGCGCCGCCGACGACCTCCGTACGGTCCTGTGGCCCATGCCGACCGACAACGACCCCGACTCCTGGACCCTGCGCGCCGAGACCTGGCGGCACGAGGACGTCCTCCTCGGCGGCTCCGACGCGGGCGCCCACCTGGACCGCATGTGCGGCGCCCCGTACACCACCCGGTTCATCGGCGACTGTCTGCGCGGCCGGAAGCTGGTCGGTCTTGAGCAGGCGGTGAAGATGCTCACGGACGACCCGGCGCGCCTCTTCGGCCTGCGGGAACGGGGTCAGGTGCGGGAGGGGTGGCATGCGGACCTCGTCCTCTTCGACCCGGAGCGCGTCGACGCCGGCAAGGCCACCCTGGTGCACGACCTGCCGGGCGACAGCCCGCGCCTCGACTCCAAGGCGATCGGCGTACGGGCGGTCTGGGTCAACGGCGTCGAGGCGATCCGCGACGACATGGTGACCGGCGCCGTGCCCGGCAAGGTGCTGCGCAGCGGGCGGGACACGCGGACGGTGAGTACGCGGTGA
- a CDS encoding aldehyde dehydrogenase family protein — protein MSRSASSEGAAEQSSQRRRLFIGGSWVEPDGGHYEVVDPATEEVVGWAPEASREQVHAAAAAAREAFGPWSTTPAAERAAILARTADQIRRHLVPYAELAQAESGATTGTARAMQVGVGAARFQRYARVEPVEEPIAPQINEAGPFGRAAVMGALAVRQPVGVVTCVTSYNNPWANPAGKIAPALAMGNTVVVKPAPQDPLSVYRMAEALEAAGVPPGVVNVVSGSGAGVGEAAVDSPDVDMVSFTGSTAVGRRIAEVCGRGMKRQLMELGGKGAAVVFDDADLDAAVAGIATTFTFYSGQICTAPTRVIAQRGVYDRLVTRLAAYAARLPVGDPREPGTVVGPVISAAHRDRVESYVELGRKEGARLVAGGERPPYERGFWVAPTLLADCTPDMRVVREEIFGPVVVVLPFDDEDQAVALANDSDYGLIDYVWSGDVARAFRVARRLRAGGVGVNTVGRNMEAPFGGFKQSGVGRDVGSYALHAYSETQAIVWPG, from the coding sequence GTGAGCCGGTCGGCGTCTTCGGAGGGGGCCGCGGAGCAGTCCTCGCAGCGGCGGCGGCTGTTCATCGGGGGCTCCTGGGTGGAGCCCGACGGCGGGCACTACGAGGTGGTCGACCCGGCGACGGAGGAGGTCGTCGGGTGGGCGCCCGAGGCCTCGCGGGAACAGGTGCACGCGGCGGCCGCCGCCGCCCGGGAGGCCTTCGGCCCGTGGTCGACGACGCCCGCCGCGGAACGGGCCGCGATCCTCGCCCGCACGGCGGACCAGATACGACGCCACCTCGTCCCGTACGCCGAACTCGCCCAGGCCGAGAGCGGTGCGACGACCGGGACGGCGCGGGCCATGCAGGTGGGGGTGGGGGCCGCCCGGTTCCAGCGGTACGCGCGCGTGGAGCCGGTGGAGGAGCCGATCGCGCCCCAGATCAACGAGGCCGGGCCCTTCGGCAGGGCGGCCGTGATGGGCGCCCTCGCCGTGCGCCAGCCCGTGGGCGTGGTCACCTGCGTCACCTCGTACAACAACCCCTGGGCCAACCCGGCGGGCAAGATCGCCCCCGCCCTCGCCATGGGCAACACGGTGGTCGTGAAGCCGGCCCCGCAGGACCCGCTCTCCGTGTACCGCATGGCGGAGGCCCTGGAGGCCGCCGGTGTGCCGCCGGGTGTGGTGAACGTGGTGAGCGGGTCGGGGGCGGGGGTCGGTGAGGCCGCCGTGGACTCGCCGGACGTCGACATGGTGAGCTTCACCGGCTCGACGGCGGTCGGGCGGCGGATCGCGGAGGTGTGCGGGCGCGGGATGAAGCGCCAGCTGATGGAGCTGGGCGGGAAGGGCGCGGCGGTCGTCTTCGACGACGCGGACCTGGACGCGGCCGTGGCCGGCATCGCCACCACGTTCACCTTCTACAGCGGGCAGATCTGCACGGCGCCGACGCGGGTGATCGCACAGCGCGGCGTGTACGACCGGCTGGTGACCCGACTGGCCGCCTACGCCGCCCGACTGCCGGTCGGCGATCCGCGCGAGCCGGGCACGGTGGTCGGGCCGGTGATCTCGGCGGCCCACCGCGACCGCGTCGAGTCGTACGTCGAACTGGGCCGCAAGGAGGGCGCGCGGCTGGTGGCGGGCGGCGAACGTCCGCCGTACGAGCGGGGTTTCTGGGTGGCGCCCACGCTGTTGGCGGACTGCACCCCCGACATGCGGGTCGTCCGCGAGGAGATCTTCGGGCCGGTCGTCGTCGTCCTGCCCTTCGACGACGAGGACCAGGCCGTCGCCCTCGCCAACGACAGCGACTACGGCCTCATCGACTACGTCTGGTCCGGCGACGTCGCCCGGGCCTTCCGGGTGGCCCGGCGCCTGCGGGCGGGGGGCGTGGGCGTGAACACGGTCGGCCGCAACATGGAGGCCCCGTTCGGCGGGTTCAAGCAGAGCGGGGTGGGGCGCGACGTGGGTTCGTACGCGCTGCACGCGTACAGCGAGACGCAGGCGATCGTCTGGCCGGGGTGA
- a CDS encoding cytidine/deoxycytidylate deaminase family protein: MTTQTHPVDHELIRAAAHVARTRCRGDNHTMAAAARARDGRIVTAVNAYHFTGGPCAELVLIGTAAAQGAYELDVIVAVGDRDRGVVPPCGRCRQVLLDYFPTLKVIVGEGDHLRTVAITDLLPETYVWADHQLDDEQSSARSMG; this comes from the coding sequence ATGACCACGCAGACCCACCCCGTCGACCACGAACTCATCCGGGCCGCGGCCCACGTCGCCCGCACGCGCTGCCGGGGCGACAACCACACCATGGCCGCGGCGGCCCGCGCCCGGGACGGCCGGATCGTCACCGCCGTGAACGCCTATCACTTCACCGGAGGACCCTGCGCCGAGTTGGTCCTGATCGGCACGGCAGCCGCCCAGGGCGCATACGAGCTGGACGTGATCGTCGCCGTGGGCGACCGCGACCGAGGGGTGGTGCCGCCGTGCGGCCGGTGCCGGCAGGTCCTTCTCGACTACTTCCCCACCCTCAAGGTCATCGTCGGCGAGGGCGACCACCTCCGCACCGTCGCCATCACCGACCTGCTGCCCGAGACCTACGTCTGGGCGGACCACCAGCTCGACGACGAGCAGTCCTCGGCGCGCAGCATGGGCTGA
- a CDS encoding class I SAM-dependent methyltransferase, with protein sequence MADEIFHDRRLAELYDPLDPDRGDLDAYLLLAEEFGARKVLDIGCGTGVFALLLADRGVEVVGIDPAGASLDVARAKPGADRVRWIHGDATALPPLQVDLVTMTANVAQAITDPEGWRRTLAGAYEALRPGGHLVFETRDPARRAWEAWNREDSYGVAEVPGFGTVESWVELTEVTGQLVTFRWHYTFDTFDTFDGDKKQLTSDSTLRFRERHEIEAELAAHGYVLEDVRDAPDRPGREFVFVARRPPAV encoded by the coding sequence ATGGCTGACGAGATCTTCCACGACCGGCGGCTGGCCGAGCTCTACGACCCGCTCGACCCCGATCGCGGCGACCTGGACGCCTACCTCCTGCTCGCGGAGGAGTTCGGCGCGAGGAAGGTGCTGGACATCGGCTGCGGGACGGGCGTGTTCGCGCTGCTGCTGGCGGACCGTGGGGTGGAGGTCGTCGGGATCGACCCGGCCGGCGCCTCCCTCGATGTCGCACGGGCCAAACCGGGGGCGGACCGGGTCCGCTGGATCCACGGGGACGCGACGGCTCTTCCCCCGCTCCAGGTCGACCTCGTGACGATGACGGCCAACGTGGCGCAGGCGATCACGGACCCGGAGGGATGGCGGCGGACGCTCGCGGGCGCCTACGAGGCCCTGCGACCGGGCGGCCACCTGGTCTTCGAGACCCGCGACCCGGCCAGACGGGCCTGGGAGGCGTGGAATCGCGAGGACTCGTACGGGGTCGCCGAGGTGCCGGGCTTCGGCACGGTCGAGAGCTGGGTGGAGCTGACCGAGGTCACCGGCCAATTGGTCACCTTCCGCTGGCACTACACCTTCGACACCTTCGACACCTTCGACGGCGACAAGAAGCAGCTCACCTCCGACTCCACCCTCAGATTCCGCGAGCGGCACGAGATCGAGGCGGAGCTGGCCGCTCACGGATACGTGCTGGAGGACGTACGGGACGCTCCCGACCGGCCCGGCCGGGAGTTCGTGTTCGTGGCGCGTCGGCCGCCGGCGGTGTGA
- a CDS encoding phosphotransferase family protein — translation MAREQLAGAARAALGGGRRLEAVERVAGGSKKGVYRLVMDDATTAIAYLWDDAENYWPAADGDDDLTDPFSPGLGLDLFEAAHARLDALGVRVPAIRLVDRDGAHCPADLAIVEDLQGESLEELLARDRRAAAPVMERLAESLEAMRLHRAPAYGKVAVVDAGGSSRGTSCEGVVLDRALRDLAEAAARDPRIADARDRLEERLLGLAAAVRPRTAYAVVHGELGPDHVLVDGDGNPVAIDIEGSMYFDVEWEHVFLRIRLHDAYRPLAVDGLDEDRLALYMLAQRLSLTAGPLRLLDGDFPDRAFMAGIAEHNLKQALELMHV, via the coding sequence GTGGCACGGGAGCAGTTGGCGGGTGCGGCGCGGGCCGCGCTGGGCGGCGGACGGCGGCTGGAGGCGGTCGAGCGGGTCGCGGGCGGCAGCAAGAAGGGCGTGTACCGCCTGGTGATGGACGACGCGACGACGGCGATCGCCTACCTGTGGGACGACGCCGAGAACTACTGGCCGGCGGCCGACGGGGACGACGACCTCACCGACCCGTTCTCGCCCGGCCTCGGGCTCGATCTGTTCGAGGCGGCGCACGCGCGGCTGGACGCGCTCGGCGTTCGCGTCCCGGCGATCCGCCTCGTCGACCGCGACGGCGCCCACTGCCCGGCCGACCTCGCGATCGTCGAGGACCTTCAGGGCGAGAGCCTGGAGGAGCTGCTCGCGCGCGACCGGCGGGCGGCCGCTCCGGTCATGGAACGGCTCGCGGAGTCGCTGGAGGCGATGCGGCTGCACCGGGCACCGGCGTACGGCAAGGTCGCCGTGGTCGACGCGGGCGGATCCTCACGCGGTACGTCGTGCGAGGGAGTGGTGCTCGACCGCGCGCTGCGGGACCTCGCCGAGGCAGCCGCCCGCGATCCACGGATCGCGGACGCCCGCGACCGGCTGGAGGAGCGGCTGCTGGGCCTGGCGGCGGCCGTGCGGCCACGCACGGCGTACGCGGTCGTGCACGGCGAACTGGGGCCCGACCACGTGCTGGTGGACGGGGACGGGAACCCCGTGGCGATCGACATCGAGGGCTCGATGTACTTCGACGTCGAGTGGGAGCACGTGTTTCTACGGATCCGCCTGCACGACGCCTACCGGCCCCTGGCGGTGGACGGATTGGACGAGGACCGGCTCGCGCTCTACATGCTCGCGCAGCGGCTCTCGCTGACGGCGGGGCCGTTGCGGCTGCTCGACGGGGACTTCCCCGACCGGGCGTTCATGGCGGGCATCGCCGAGCACAACCTGAAGCAGGCGCTGGAACTGATGCACGTCTGA
- a CDS encoding DUF397 domain-containing protein yields the protein MSTHHWQKSSYCQEGDACVHISADPTTIRLTESADPTQAVLDAAPTAFGALLRSLKERRRRD from the coding sequence ATGAGCACGCATCACTGGCAGAAGTCGTCCTACTGCCAAGAGGGGGACGCCTGCGTCCACATATCCGCCGACCCCACCACCATCCGCCTCACCGAATCCGCCGACCCCACCCAAGCCGTACTCGACGCCGCCCCCACCGCCTTCGGCGCCCTGTTGCGCTCGCTGAAGGAACGCCGACGTCGCGACTGA
- a CDS encoding helix-turn-helix domain-containing protein → MPARPPMTARRLRLAVELRKLRDRAGMTATEAARALGTSQGQLSNVESARFGVSPERIRAMARMYSCADQAFVEALVSMATDKTFGWWESYRDVLPSGLLDLAELEHHATAIRTAYTSHMPGLLQTADHAREIFRHVIPPPTPPEVEHRVSHRVKRQGVLYGPFATPYRTVVHEAALRMCVGGRTVADAQLRHLIDMSEREHITVRVLPFEVGAFPGSGQSINYLEGQVPQLDTAQLDQFHGPVMLDAEALLEKYRRLLDIVEATALSPEKSRDLIHSIAQSL, encoded by the coding sequence ATGCCCGCACGGCCCCCCATGACCGCCAGGCGACTACGGCTGGCCGTAGAGCTGCGCAAACTGCGCGACCGTGCGGGCATGACGGCGACCGAAGCGGCTCGGGCTCTCGGAACCAGCCAGGGGCAGCTCAGCAATGTGGAATCGGCCCGGTTCGGCGTAAGTCCCGAGCGCATCAGGGCGATGGCCCGCATGTACTCCTGCGCCGACCAGGCTTTCGTCGAGGCCCTGGTGAGCATGGCGACCGACAAGACATTCGGGTGGTGGGAGTCCTACCGCGACGTACTGCCCTCAGGTTTGCTCGACCTCGCCGAGCTGGAACATCACGCCACCGCCATCCGGACCGCGTACACCTCGCACATGCCCGGCCTGTTGCAGACCGCCGATCACGCACGCGAGATCTTCCGCCATGTGATCCCCCCGCCCACTCCGCCCGAGGTCGAGCATCGCGTCTCGCACCGGGTGAAGCGGCAGGGCGTGCTCTACGGGCCGTTCGCCACCCCGTACCGAACCGTCGTCCACGAGGCGGCCCTACGGATGTGCGTCGGCGGGCGCACCGTGGCCGACGCCCAGCTTCGGCACCTGATCGACATGAGCGAGCGGGAGCACATCACGGTCCGCGTGCTCCCCTTCGAGGTGGGCGCGTTCCCGGGTTCGGGACAGTCCATCAACTACCTGGAAGGCCAGGTCCCTCAACTGGACACGGCCCAACTCGACCAGTTCCACGGCCCTGTGATGCTCGACGCCGAAGCACTCCTGGAGAAGTACCGGCGCCTCCTCGACATCGTGGAAGCCACCGCCCTGAGCCCCGAGAAGTCACGCGACCTGATCCACTCCATCGCCCAAAGCCTCTGA
- a CDS encoding ATP-binding protein, which translates to MATVSPSLDYTLRLPRDPRSPGVGRATLRAVLAAHDLAELGPVAELLATELLTNAHQHTTAEYALRVVGIGGRLRVGVWDRDRRVPPGFEAEHERVDVHADAERGRGLCLVRACSEDRGVSVLRDLGVSRGGKLLWVDCGAVEG; encoded by the coding sequence ATGGCCACCGTATCGCCGTCGCTCGACTACACCCTGCGCCTTCCCCGCGACCCGCGCTCCCCCGGAGTGGGGCGTGCCACCCTGCGGGCCGTGCTGGCGGCGCATGACCTGGCGGAACTCGGCCCGGTGGCCGAGCTGTTGGCCACGGAGCTGCTGACGAACGCCCATCAGCACACCACGGCGGAGTACGCGCTGAGGGTGGTGGGGATCGGCGGGCGGCTGCGGGTGGGGGTGTGGGACCGGGACCGGCGGGTGCCGCCCGGGTTCGAAGCGGAGCACGAACGTGTCGATGTCCACGCCGACGCGGAACGCGGCCGGGGGCTCTGTCTCGTACGGGCCTGCTCCGAGGATCGGGGCGTGTCCGTGCTGCGCGACCTCGGCGTCTCGCGGGGCGGGAAGTTGTTGTGGGTCGACTGCGGCGCCGTAGAGGGGTGA